From the genome of Candidatus Zixiibacteriota bacterium:
GCCGACGTCGAAGATGACAACCTGGACTTCGTAGTAACGGAAGCACACGGCGACGATCACGAGCTCGTGGGCGGATTCAAGTCTTCCGGGGCCGACAACCTGGGCATAGAGACGCCTGCGGACCTGATGGATGCCGAGGCCTCTTCAGTCCAGGATTCCAAAGCGCGGCACCGCCAGTACACCGACGTTCTGGCAGGTCAGGCTGACTGGCCGAATGAGGCCGACATGTTCGCCGAGACCGGTCCGCTGGAAGTCCCAGCCGCCAGAGACAGAAACAGCGAGCCGAACGGCGGCTTTGAGCGCCTGTCCGACGCACAGGTCCAGGAGATCTCCCGTCGGATGCGCGCCGAGGCCAGTCGGTCAGGATACCTGTCGGAAGAAGAAAAACAGAAAATCGTAAGCGGGATCGGTGTGGCGACTGTGGGATATGGCTCGGAAGCCGATCCGTCCGCCCGTCCGCGTGGCACCGGTTTCCACAATGAGCCGATCATCCCTCCCAAACGGGCCAAAGACAGCCGCCCCATCACGACTGACTTCGAACTGATGGGAGACTCTCCCAAGATCTCCAAGAGGTCTCGCGGGATTGCCTATTTCGCTAAAGGGTATATCCAGGTCACAGGGCAGCAGGAGTTGCATGATGGTGACGAGTTGGTCATCAGTGGCCGCGAGTACGTGTTGCGGAAGAAGAAGCTCTCAAACAAGGCTATCATGGTCACGGTCGGCTCCCTGGCAGCGATTGTCGTTTTCACCCTTGGCATGCTTTTCAGTTCGAGCGCAGAGATCGGCGCCGGACGTTTGGTCGGGGTCGTACTGGACCAGAGCGGCCAGCCAATTCTGACGGGCGGCAAGGTACAGTTGCCCGAGCTAGGTCACTCATACGACATAAATGGCCAGGGTCTGTTTAAGTCCGACCGCCTGGATGCCGGCAGCTACAAGCTTGAGTTTGTGGTGGGGCAACAGGTAATCGCATCTGATTACGCCACCGTCACGGACAACAACATAACCACCATCGTGCTCAAGCCTACCTCTCACGTGGCAATTGTGCCGGCCGAACAGCAAACTTCTGAAGCCTCGCCTCGGGGCGGATTCACGGCGCATACAGCGGAGCCTGAGACCAGACCGGTGGAAAACCAGCCGCCTCGGCCGGCGGCAGTCAGCGCCCCAGTCTCTCGCCCGACTCCGCCGCCCGCCGCTTCTTTCGCCAGGCTAACACTAGCCGCGAACGTGGATAATGCCCGGCTGAGCATTGACGGATCCGTAATCGGGGCCGGAAATCTCACCTATTCGCAGCTCAAACCCGGCATCCATAAATACACGGTTTCCAGGGATGGTTACCAGGACGCAACCGGCATAATAGACCTGAAGACGGACGAAACCAATACCCTTAAAGTAACACTTGAACCTTCGTCGGTCCAAACCAAGCCGCGCCAGCGGGCTGAGCTGGAATATTACCAGTCGGCGCTAAGCGCCATTGACCGGGGCGATTTGAGCTCCGGGCTTAACGACCTGAATCAGGCAATTGCTATTGATCCCAGCTATAGCAAGGCGTATGTCAAGCGCGGCGAGATCTATCGCCATCTTCGCAACAACGGCGCCGCCCATGACGATTTCGTGCGGGCAGCCGAGATCTTCCAGATGAATAATGAGCCCAGCCAGGCCCTGGCTGCTTATGAAGATGCTCTTAAGGCCAACTCGAAGAGCGTCCCGGCCTACCTCGGGCGAGGCAGCCTCTATCTTGCCCGTAATGAAGCCATCGCCGCCCTGGCCGATTTCGACATGGTGACCCGTCTCGACAAACGGAATCTGGACGGGTATATCGGTTTGGGCCGTGCCCGCTACAACCAGGGCAATTTCGACAAGGCCGAGAAGCACTTTCGAGACGCGCGTTCGCTCGAACCGAACAACCCGGTCATTCATCAGTACCTGATGCTCAGCCACTTCGGAATGGGCGAATTCAAGGAAGTCCAGAAGGACTACGAGAAGTTCCTCAAGTGTGCTTCGGAAGCGCAGATCACTCAGATCAAAACGGATCCACGGTTCGCACCGGTGCTGCGAGTAATCGAGAACTGAGACTTCTGAGGCCCGCCATGGAACGCAAGCTAAACTGCTGGGAGTTCAAGAACTGCGGACGGGAAAGAGGCGGGCTGATGGCGGCCACACTGGGTGAGTGCCCGGTGTCTACGTCGATGGCTTTCGATGGCACCAACGGCGGCATCGCCGCCGGGCGCTCCTGCTGGATGGTCAGGGAGTCGAACAGGCTGGCGCGAGTACAAGTCTGCACCGGCGCGTCTTGTCATACCTGCGAGTTCTACCGCAGGGTCATCCACGAAGAGCGCTCCGCGGCCAAGCACCAGTTCAGCACCACCGTGGCCTGACCAATGTTTGGTTCACGCCATTTTCCGCAGCAATCCCACCACCTTGCCGGCGATCCGGAAATCGCCCGACTTGCGACTGACATAGATCGGCTCGTAGGCGGCGTTCTCCGGCTGAAGGCGGATTCGCTGGCCCTCGGGATAATACCGCTTTACCGTAGCTTCGCCGTTGACTACCGCCACCACAATGTCCCCTTTCTGGGCGACAGACTGTTTACGCACGATGACCACGTCGCGATCGTGAATACCGGCGTCGATCATCGAATCTCCCTTGACTGTCAGGCTGAACGTGTCCCCTTTCGGCATAAATGAGACATCCAGCAGGATCTCACCCTCGACATTTTCGGCCGCGTCAATCGGCTGGCCCGCCGGCACCGCACCGACCAGAGGCACTCGCCCAGCGCCTGCCGCCAGACTTCGAGTCAGCTCAAGCCCTCGAGAGATGAAATCCGATTTCTTGAGATACCCCTTTCGGATCAAGGCCGCGAGGTGGGTGCGAACACCGTTGGTGGAGCTAATCCCAAATCGCTCCCCGATCTCGCGTATAGTCGGTGAATGCCCCTTCTCGGTAATGAGCCGCTCGATAAAATCGAGAATCCGCCGCTGCTTCAGTGTAAGTTCTGCTCTGGTCATCCTGCGCCCTTTCAGCCAGTCCTTGCCTGCCTGATTGACACTACTGCTCATTTGAGCATCTGTCAATAACAAGTTTCGGCCGAAATCGCTCTTCTTTGAGAACGGGGACTGGTGAAGGACCGGCCAGGTGCTATCCGGCCTGCCATGGCCGACTGACCAGCAATTGCAGGAGTACAGCTGTCAGGTAGGGTCACCCGATAGCACGTTTAGGGAACCAGTTAGCCTGGATAATCCGGAGTACCGACTAAGACTCAGCCTGCCTGGCGGCCTGGGCCTCAGCGATAATCTTCTGAGCAATCTCGTGGGGAACCTGCTCATACCGGTCAAACTCCATCGAGTAGAACCCCTGGCCCTGGGTCATGGAACGAAGGTCGACCGAGTACTGGTACAATTCCGCCTGGGGCACCGACGCACGAATCCGCTGTGACGCGCCCTCGCGCTCCATGCCGGAAATCTTCCCGCGGCGCGAGGAGAGGTCGCCCATCACATCGCCGGTAAACTCATCCGGTACGAGCACCTCGATATTGCAGATCGGTTCGAGAATAACCGGTTTGGCTTTCATGAACCCGTCGCGGAAGGCCATCAGGCCGGCGATCTTAAAAGCCATATCCGAGGAATCAACCTCATGATACGAACCGAAAAACAGAGCCACCTTGATGTCAACCACCGGCGCCCCGCATAAATTCCCGTCCTGCATCGCCTCGACAATCCCCTTTTCGACAGCGGGAATGAACTTGCCCGGGATTACGCCACCCTTGATCTCGTCGATAAACTCAAAGCCGCCGCCGCGCAGATTCGGTTCGATGCGAATATGCACGTCGCCGAACTGCCCCCGTCCGCCGCTCTGCTTCTTGTGGCGGTATTGCGTTTCAGCTTTCGCGGTGACTGTTTCCCGGTATGGGACCTTCGGCTTGGTCAGTTCGACCTCTACCCCAAAGCGCTTCTGGAGCTTTTCCATGAGAACTTCTATGTGGGTCGATCCCTGCGCATAGAGCACCTGTTGCTTGAGAGCCGGATCGGCCTTCAGCTCAAAGGTGGGATCTTCGCTTCGCAACTTGGCCAGACCGGATGCAATCTTCTCCTCGTCCCCCTTCTTCCTGGGCCGCATGGCCACGTCCATTACCGGCTTGGGGTATCTCACGGGCGTGATGCTCACGCGGCCGTCCTTGAGCGAGAGCGTATCGCCGTTGCGCGTGTCCCGCAGCTTGACCGCCACGCCGATATCTCCCGCGGCCAGCGAGGTAACGTCGATCCGGTTCTTCCCCTGCAGAGTGTAGAGCTGCGCCAGCCGCTCGGTAACGCCTGTATGCAGGTTATGCAGTTCCAATCCGGGCTTGATCGTCCCGGAGTACATTTTGAACCAGGTCATCTCGCCGAGATGCCCCTCAGTGACTGTTTTGAACACATAGGCGATAGACGATCCGGCCGGGTCGATTTTTAAATCGACTGCTTGCCCGGAGCCCGGAGCCGAGGCGGCCGGCTTTCGACCTTGATTGGGCGCAGGCAGGAATTCGACCGCAAAATCCAGCAATGCTTCCACACCGATATCTTTGGCGGCTGAGCCGAACAAGATCGGGAATAGTGTCCCCTTGAACACCCCTGTACGCAGCCCCTGGATGGTTTGGGCGGCGTCGAGTGTCCCCTCCTCAAAAAACTTCTCGAGGAGCGCATCGTCGGATTCAGCGGCCATCTCCACCAACTTTTCTCGCAGCGACTCCGCCTCTCCCTTGAGATTGGCAGGTATCTCGGTTTCGGCCTGCTTGCCGCCTGAATAAGTGTAGGCTTTCATGTGGACCAGGTCGATGATCCCCTTGAAGGAATCCGCCTCGCCAATCGGCACCTGCACCGGCACCGCGCGATTGCCAAAAGCGGACTGGAGAGACTGAACGGCGGCTAGCCACTTCACGTTTTCCTTGTCCATCTTGTTGACGAAAAAGAACCGAGCCAGGCCGGTCGGCATCATCCGCCACTGCAGCTGTGTGCCGACCTCGGCTCCGGCAACAGCGTCGACGAGAACTCCGGCGGCATCGGCCACCGCCACACTTGAAAGCAAATCCCCCACGAAATCGGCGTGCCCCGGACAGTCAAGCAAATTGACTTTGCGATTCTTCCATGTGGTCGCCATCAGTTTGGCGGAGATTGTCGACTTTCGGGAAACCTCGGACTCGGTGTAGTCGAAATAGGAACTGCCGTCGTCTACCCGGCCGATCCGGTTGTTAGCGCCGGTATGAAACGCGAGGGCATCGGCCAGGCTGGTCTTACCGCAGCCGCGCTGGCCGGTCAGACAAAGATTGCGAATGTTATCAGTAGTGAATTCCTTCACCGGCGGACCTCCAAATCCGGATAAATACCAGTTCGTACCTCAGCGCGGACCTACCTTGGGGCCGCGCGGCCAAGACCGCCATTATATGCCAATGCGCCCAGGCTGTCAAACGGAATTGAGAATCCTGTTGCCGGATGCAAAAACGGGCCGATCGTGTCGGCCCGTTAAGTCGGCGTTTACGCCACTTTGTCAAACTCGAATTCGAGCGTAATCTCTACGTCGTTCCCCGCTACCAGGCCGCCGCTGTCCAGCGTTTTGCTCCATGCGACGCCGAAATCCTGGCGGTTGATCGTGGTCGTAGCCGTGAAACCGGCCTTGATCCCTTGCCCAAAATCCACTGTCCCGTTGAATTCGCAATTGAAGGTCACTTCCTTGGTCACGCCGCGCATAGTCAAATCGCCGACCAACTGAAACTTGTTTCCCTCGCCCTTGATTACCTTTTTGGACTTGAAGGTGATCTCGGGGTATTTCTCGGCATCAAAGAAATCGGGCGACTTGAGATGTCCGTCGCGTCGTTCGTTGTCGGTGCTAATCGATGCAGTCTTGGCGGTCGCCTGCACAGACGCGGTGCTTACGTCTTCACCGTCGAAATCGAGCGTGGCGTCAAACTCCTTAAACTCGCCATTGACCTTGGCGATGACCATGTGCGAGACCTTGAAGTGCACTCCCGAGTGCACCGGGTCTACCTTCCATTGCTCGGCCTGACTTGGCGCCGCTGCTACAGCGACCAGCGCCACCACCATCAACACATTCTTGAACATCATAAAACCTCTGTATTCGGTGATTTGTTGAGGCTATCCGCCTTGTTTCTACACTCTGCTGAAAGACACCTTGCCACACTACCGGCTCAAAATCACGCTGCCGGCGGTACATCTGTCGCATTCAACACCAGACCGGGCGGTTGGTTCCGCGCTCCTGTTATCGCCGTCCCATAACCAGAATCGCGCCGGTAATGTACGCGAATATCCACCAAGTGTAAGCAAGCCGCGTATACAGATGCAGTCCGCGCGGCACTTCTGCCTCTCTCCGCCCGCGCCTGTGCCGCCACACCAGGGCGGTTTCGACCGCCATCGCGATGAGCGACGAATACCCCAGAATCCCGTGAAGTGAGAACGGTGACTTGGTCGAACCGATTATCATGCAGGCGGTGGCGGTTATGTCAAACAGCACGCCAAGTGTCAAAAAAGTCAGAACCGGTGTCGTCACCCGGTGTCGGCGCTGTTCGATTATTATCCCCACCGTATAGAAAACCAGAGCCGGATTTACAATGGCGGTGCCGGCGATTAGCATGGGTGTCAATGTGTCGTCCTCATCCAATTCAAAACGATTGCCCCACTAAACGCCATTTGAGCGGATTCGTTCCTAATACGCCTGACAGAGCTGCGCGCGGCTCAAGTCGACCGTCCGGATCGCTGGCGAACAGCCTCGTACAAGCAGATTCCGGTGGCAACCGATACGTTCAGGCTGCTCACAGTCCCGTGCATGGGGAGGGAAACGAGGAAGTCGCACTTCTCAGACGTGAGCCGCCGCAATCCTTTCCCCTCCGAACCCATTACCAGGGCCAGCGGACCCTTCAGATCGATCTGATACAGTGATTGGGCGGCTTTGTCCGATGTCCCCACCAGCCATATCCCCGCCTCCTTCAACTGATCCATCACCCGCGCAAGATTCGTGACCTCTACCACCGGCACATGCTCGGCCGCCCCGCACGCGACAGTTCGCACCGTGGACGTGAGGTGCACCGAACGATCTTTGGGGATGATTACGGCGTGCACGCCGGCGCCGTCGGCGGTGCGAAGACACGCCCCGAGATTGTGCGGGTCCTGGATGTTATCCAAAATCAAAAGAAATGGGGGCAACTCCGGACTTTTGATCAGCTCAAACAGAAAAGACTCGTCGCGGGCGGTCGGCTCGACTGTAAAATCGGTATGGCGGTGGGTGCGCGCCGATGTCGAACGTGAATGTGGTTTCATAAGTCACGCCTGGCTACGGCCATAACTAATGGCATTGCCTGCCCGATGCAAAGAAAAACACGGATCGCCCGGTTGGCGATTCCGGTCTTGGGGGTTATATTCTCGCTGGAGGAATTGGAGATGTCTTCGATGGTTTCGACAAATCGTGTTGCGTTTCTGAATGGAGCACTGATCTTTGCTGTTCTCAGTGCGGGCTGCCAGGACCGTCCCACCCCACCGGGGCCGCCCGATATCGGGGCAGAGTGGCGGACGGTCGAATTCGGTATCGGTAACACGATCCGGGGAATCGCAACCACGGATAGTCTCGCGGTGATAGTGGGCGACGGCGGCTTAATCTATACGAGCGATGATGCCCGACACTGGCAGCAGCAGAGGGGATCCGGCCCCAACGACGGCCTCCAGGACATTGTCCGGTTCGACTCGCTTTACGTCGCTGTCGGCATGAACGGCACGCTGATTACATCGCCTAACGCCAGGGATTGGACCTATGTGGGGATCGAAGACCAGGCCCACATGTATGGTATCGCTGTCGGCGATACGCTGGCAGTAGCGGTTGGCGCCGGCGGTTCGATCTATACGTCTGATGATGGTGTCGAATGGGTCCTGAACCATCAGGATCCCCCAACGGACTTCCGCGACGTCGCTCGCCGTGACAGCACCTGGGTGGTTTGCGGCGAGTCGGGCACTATACTGGCCAGCACCGACGCCCTCTCCTGGGAACCTGCGATCACCACCTTCGACCCGGCTATCATGTTCCCGGCGGTGACCGTCGCTGACTCGACATTTTTTGCCATATCGGTGGACCCCAACGCCGATCCCTCGTCACGGTGCCAGGTTCTCAGCTCCGATGACGACTATGTCTGGTTCGTCAAGGCGAACCTCGACGCCTGGTATCTTCACGACATTTTCTGGACCGGTTACGAGCTTGTTGCAGTCGGCGAGGGGACTGAATACCATCTCGGCTTTCCCGATGGTCTGTTGTTTTCCTCCCCGGACGGCCTCACCTGGACTCCGCAAACCACCGCGGCGCCTTTCGCCCTCACTTGCGCCGGGTCCCTGGCCGGCAACCTCATAGTTGGAGGCTCGAGCGGATACGTGTTAGCCGGATCGTCCGCCGATGACGTCGAAATCGTGACTTCCGGCGCAGGGATAACCGGAGCGGTCTGGACGGGCAGTAAGTTCGTAGCGGTGACTGATCGCGGAACGGTTATGCAATCGGCCGATGGCATCACCTGGTCGGAGCGTCACAGCCGGGCCTCGGTGAGCTTTGACCGACTGGCCTATGGCGAGGGAGTCTATGCCGCGCTGGGCGGCCTGGGCGCACCCACCGAAATCTATCAATCCACCGACGGGACCAACTGGTCCCGCGTTCTGGAATTTCAGGAAGTGGTCCTCAAAGATATTGTCTTCGGAGGTGGCCTCTTTCTGGCCTGCGGCCAGGATGGAGCCGTGTTCGTTTCGGACGACGGCCAAGCGTGGGGTCGGCAGTTTGTCGGCGACAGCGTGACTCTTCGGGCGGTAATCTGGGACGGCCGCCGTTATTTGGCGGCCGCGTCGGACATAGTCTATACCTCCGACGATGGCGTGTCCTGGACCAAACCGACCATTGACCCGATCGCCGTGGCCCCCGTAATCAGCCGGATCGTCTGGACGGGATCACAGTATGCAACGGTCGGCAATAGCGAGGTCGGCCCCAACGATCTTCGAGGCTTCGTGTACACGTCTCCCAACGCGGTTACCTGGCAGATGCACGCTTTGGGTCAGGTAGAGCAGCTTAACGACATCGCCTGGACCCGGACGCGACTGGTTATCTGTGGGCGGGAAGGCACGCTATTGAGCTCGACCGATGCTGATTCCTGGCAGGTAGCAGGGTCCGGAACCACGCAGCATCTGACGGATATCGTAGTCGGGGGCGGGAAAGTAATCGCGGTGGGCGGCAATCGCACGGTTTTGGTCTCCCCGTAGACAGTGACACCTTTTGAACCGGCCCAAGTTTTGCTCTGTTTAATGGTTCGAGGC
Proteins encoded in this window:
- a CDS encoding YceI family protein produces the protein MMFKNVLMVVALVAVAAAPSQAEQWKVDPVHSGVHFKVSHMVIAKVNGEFKEFDATLDFDGEDVSTASVQATAKTASISTDNERRDGHLKSPDFFDAEKYPEITFKSKKVIKGEGNKFQLVGDLTMRGVTKEVTFNCEFNGTVDFGQGIKAGFTATTTINRQDFGVAWSKTLDSGGLVAGNDVEITLEFEFDKVA
- the fusA gene encoding elongation factor G, with product MKEFTTDNIRNLCLTGQRGCGKTSLADALAFHTGANNRIGRVDDGSSYFDYTESEVSRKSTISAKLMATTWKNRKVNLLDCPGHADFVGDLLSSVAVADAAGVLVDAVAGAEVGTQLQWRMMPTGLARFFFVNKMDKENVKWLAAVQSLQSAFGNRAVPVQVPIGEADSFKGIIDLVHMKAYTYSGGKQAETEIPANLKGEAESLREKLVEMAAESDDALLEKFFEEGTLDAAQTIQGLRTGVFKGTLFPILFGSAAKDIGVEALLDFAVEFLPAPNQGRKPAASAPGSGQAVDLKIDPAGSSIAYVFKTVTEGHLGEMTWFKMYSGTIKPGLELHNLHTGVTERLAQLYTLQGKNRIDVTSLAAGDIGVAVKLRDTRNGDTLSLKDGRVSITPVRYPKPVMDVAMRPRKKGDEEKIASGLAKLRSEDPTFELKADPALKQQVLYAQGSTHIEVLMEKLQKRFGVEVELTKPKVPYRETVTAKAETQYRHKKQSGGRGQFGDVHIRIEPNLRGGGFEFIDEIKGGVIPGKFIPAVEKGIVEAMQDGNLCGAPVVDIKVALFFGSYHEVDSSDMAFKIAGLMAFRDGFMKAKPVILEPICNIEVLVPDEFTGDVMGDLSSRRGKISGMEREGASQRIRASVPQAELYQYSVDLRSMTQGQGFYSMEFDRYEQVPHEIAQKIIAEAQAARQAES
- a CDS encoding two-CW domain-containing protein produces the protein MERKLNCWEFKNCGRERGGLMAATLGECPVSTSMAFDGTNGGIAAGRSCWMVRESNRLARVQVCTGASCHTCEFYRRVIHEERSAAKHQFSTTVA
- the lexA gene encoding transcriptional repressor LexA, coding for MTRAELTLKQRRILDFIERLITEKGHSPTIREIGERFGISSTNGVRTHLAALIRKGYLKKSDFISRGLELTRSLAAGAGRVPLVGAVPAGQPIDAAENVEGEILLDVSFMPKGDTFSLTVKGDSMIDAGIHDRDVVIVRKQSVAQKGDIVVAVVNGEATVKRYYPEGQRIRLQPENAAYEPIYVSRKSGDFRIAGKVVGLLRKMA
- a CDS encoding tetratricopeptide repeat protein; protein product: MALKDTPETIPSPPADQAPSATGQDPAANSKRPADVEDDNLDFVVTEAHGDDHELVGGFKSSGADNLGIETPADLMDAEASSVQDSKARHRQYTDVLAGQADWPNEADMFAETGPLEVPAARDRNSEPNGGFERLSDAQVQEISRRMRAEASRSGYLSEEEKQKIVSGIGVATVGYGSEADPSARPRGTGFHNEPIIPPKRAKDSRPITTDFELMGDSPKISKRSRGIAYFAKGYIQVTGQQELHDGDELVISGREYVLRKKKLSNKAIMVTVGSLAAIVVFTLGMLFSSSAEIGAGRLVGVVLDQSGQPILTGGKVQLPELGHSYDINGQGLFKSDRLDAGSYKLEFVVGQQVIASDYATVTDNNITTIVLKPTSHVAIVPAEQQTSEASPRGGFTAHTAEPETRPVENQPPRPAAVSAPVSRPTPPPAASFARLTLAANVDNARLSIDGSVIGAGNLTYSQLKPGIHKYTVSRDGYQDATGIIDLKTDETNTLKVTLEPSSVQTKPRQRAELEYYQSALSAIDRGDLSSGLNDLNQAIAIDPSYSKAYVKRGEIYRHLRNNGAAHDDFVRAAEIFQMNNEPSQALAAYEDALKANSKSVPAYLGRGSLYLARNEAIAALADFDMVTRLDKRNLDGYIGLGRARYNQGNFDKAEKHFRDARSLEPNNPVIHQYLMLSHFGMGEFKEVQKDYEKFLKCASEAQITQIKTDPRFAPVLRVIEN
- the rlmB gene encoding 23S rRNA (guanosine(2251)-2'-O)-methyltransferase RlmB, with protein sequence MKPHSRSTSARTHRHTDFTVEPTARDESFLFELIKSPELPPFLLILDNIQDPHNLGACLRTADGAGVHAVIIPKDRSVHLTSTVRTVACGAAEHVPVVEVTNLARVMDQLKEAGIWLVGTSDKAAQSLYQIDLKGPLALVMGSEGKGLRRLTSEKCDFLVSLPMHGTVSSLNVSVATGICLYEAVRQRSGRST